The Flavobacterium sp. 140616W15 sequence TATAAATAGTGTAAACTGCTGCAAATGCTGATGATATCACACCTAGTAAAATTCCTGTTTGATATGATCCGTCAAAGTGAAAGATTAAGCTAATCCCAAATACCGTTATCGCACTAAATAACAATTGAGAAAAAACAATCTTTTTCTATTAATCAATGGATCAAAAATCGCAGTAAAAAAACTGGTAAGGCAATAACAAATAACACCTATAGAAATGTTAGAATATTTTATACTTGCATAAAAAAACACCCAATGAATGGCTATGCAAATACCTATTTTAGAAATATTTATTTTTTCATAGCTCTTCATTTGACTTGAAGTCTTTGTCAACTTTAAAAGGAGAAATAGAATAATAGCCGAAAACAAAGTTCTATACCAAACTAATAAACCTTCGTTAAGGGAAATAAGCTTACCGAAAATACCGGTAAAACCAGAAAGTATTACAGCCACGTGTAATAATAAATAGGAATTTTTCATAAAGAATTGTCTGCCGGAAGAACCGAACAAAATTTTAATTTAATACTAAGTAAACAATGAAGCATAACAAAACAGTCGATTAATTATCAACTATAAAACTTCATCTTAATTTTAGACTGAAATTAAAATCTTGGCGGAGGAAGACAACCTTTTCTATTCATTTTATATTTTTGTAAATATATTAAATCAAACCTAAATAATGAAAATCTGGATTCTGATTATTTCTTAATCGAGAAATGATTAAATTTGATATCAGTCGTATATAAACCTCCAGTTTACTATTGATTGTCTTACTCATTAATGCTAGAAAGAACCTTATTATAATGCAAAAGAATTAATGACTTCTCTGATAAATGAAACGAACAAGATTTTAAAATAAACTCATATTTAAATTCTAAATAAAATATTAAAGATGAATGCAAATAGTGCAGGACAAAACAAGGAAACAATCAAAAAAGTATTACCCCTCATATTGGCGACTTCCATTTTCATGCAAATGCTCGATTCTACTATCCTTAATACGTCGATAACAGCTATTGCCAAAGATCTAAACGAGTCGCCGCTTGACATGCAAAATGCTATTATCAGCTATGTTTTAACTCTGGCACTTTTTATGCCTGTTAGCGGTTTTTTGTCTGATAAATTTGGCACCAAGAAAGTATTTATTTTTGCGTTACTATTATTCAGCCTAGGCTCTTTATTCTGTTCGCTTTCTCAAAACTTAACTCATTTAGTTTTTTCTCGTGTAATTCAGGGTATTGGAGGAAGTTTAATGACACCTGTAGGAAAGCTTGCACTTATTAAAACATTTCCAAAAAAAGAATTATTAAAGGCAATGAATTTTGCCATTATTCCTGCCTTAATTGGTCCAGTATTAGGTCCATTGGTTGGTGGATATATGGTTGATTATTTGTCGTGGCATTGGATTTTCCTGATTAATATCCCATTTGGAATTATTGGTATTCTATTAAGTTTAAAATACATGCCTGATTATAAATCTCCTATAATCGATTTTGACTTAAAAGGCTTCTTAATCTTTGCTGCAGCCTCGCTCCTGTTGTCTATTTCTTTAGAATTATTTGGTAACACCGTTCAGTTAACATCCGTTTTACTGATATTAATGTCAGGTTTAATGATGTTGTATTGGTATTATCGTCATGCTTTAACCGACAACAACCCTATTTTTCCTTTAAATTTATTTCAGGTAAGAACCTTTCGTGTGGGCATAATAGGTAACCTCGCAACTCGTTTGGGTTTTAGTTCAATCCCTTTATTATTACCTATGATGATTCAGATAGCCTACGGGCAGTCGGCAGTTACTTCAGGATGGATTGTCGCTCCCATGGCTCTCACTGCAATGTTTGGAAAATCGGCAGTAATTAAAATATTAAATACTTACGGATATAGAAAAACTTTAATGGTGAACACTTTTATTATTGGCATCCTAATTTGTACCCTTGCCATTCCATCCATTCATACTTCTATCTATTGGTATATTCCTATTATTTCGGTATTAGGATTCTTTAACTCTATACAATTTACCTCTATGAATTCTATTTCTATTGCCGATTTGAGAAATTATCATACTAGTAGTGGTAACTCATTAGTTTCTGTAAATCAGCAACTGGCAATTGGTTTTGGTATTGCTTTCGGACTATTGGTTCTTAAAATTTTTCAAGGTGATGTAAAACTCATTCACAACGAAATTCACAATGCTTTTCGATATACATTTTTGGTTGTAGGCTTTCTGACTATTTTATCTGGGTTAGTTTTCAGAAGACTGCATGATAAAGATGGTGACAATTTAAAGTCAGCTAATTAATAAAACATAAAACCCAACTCTAAAATTAGAATTGAGCTTTATTATTTTCTTGAATTTTATAAATTAATTCCATCCGCCACCAAGAGCGCGATATAGATTTACAACTGCATGTAATTTTTGGCTTTGATCATCAATTCCTTTTAGTTGCGCATTTAGCAAGTTCTGTTCGGCTGTTAATACATCGGTATAATTAGTAGTAGAATTATTTAATAACTCTTTATTAAAATCTACCGCTTTAAATAAAGCCTCTAACTGTTTTTTCCTTTTTTCTTCTTTTAAGGTGGCTTTATCGTATCTAGACAAAGCATTCGAAACTTCTTCGCTTGCTTTTAACATCGAAAGTTCAAAATTATATAGCGCTTCTTTTTGCAAAGACAATGCTGTAGCTAATCTTGCCTTATTGATTCCTTTATTAAAAATAGGTTGTGTAAGTCCTCCGGCTATATTGCCAAAAAGTCCACCGTTTGTAAACCAATCTTTTAATCCAAAACTAGAAAAACCTGCTGCTCCACTGATTGTTAAAGCAGGATAGAAATAAGCTCTTGCTACATTACTTTCTTCAAATGCGACTCTAAAATTATATTCGGCTTGTTGTACATCTGGTCTATTAGCAAGAAGTTGCATCGGAACTCCTATTTTTAAATCATAAACAAGTTTTTGTTGTTCTAGAGAACTACGTTCAATCTTAGTTGGAGATTTTGCCAGAAGCACGCACAAAGCATGTTCTGTTTCAGTTATCTTTTGTTCGATATCAGGAATAGCTAATTCAGCTTCATAAAAATTGGCTTCGCTCTGTACCACTGCTACTCCATTAATAATCGAATTTTCGAAAAGAACCTTAATCGTTTCTGCATCGGTTTCTCTATTTTTGGCTGTCTTTTTAAGTACTTTTAATTGTTCGTCGAGTATCAGTAACTCATAATACGAATTAGCAATATTAGCAATAAGTTGGGTCTGAATGGCGCGTTTAGCTGCATCTGTAGCTAATAAATTGGCAATAGCTCCCTTTTTGGCACTTTTTAATTTACCCCAAACATCTGCTTCCCATCCAACAGTAATACCCAAATCATATTGTGTCGATTGGTCAAAAAGCCCAAACCCTTGCGGGAAAGCTAATCTGGATTCTTTTACAGAAACGTTACCATCTACCGAAGGCAAAAAAGCAGCTTTTTTCAGTCTAAGGTTAGCTGTTGATTGGTTGATACGTTCTACCGCAATCTTTAAATCTAGATTTGCCGCCAATCCTTCGGAAATAAGTTGCTGCAAATTAACATCTGTAAATAGCTCTGACCATTTCATTGTTGCCATGTTTGTAGTGTCCTTATTATCAGGCTCACGATACGTTACTGTTGTTGCTGGTTTTGTATAAGGTTTCGTGATTTTACACGAACTCCATATACTGCCAACAATCAGTATAATAACTATTAATTTATAATTGTATTTATTCATTATAATATGTTTTTTGTTTTAATCTATAATTTTAACCGCAAGGTTCGCTAGTAAAGTCTCTCTCCAATATTGTCATTTCGACGCAGGAGACTCGAGCGATAGCGAACAGACGTAGTAAATCTCCGCGAGAAACTCCATAATCTTTGTCGAGCAACTTAATGAGACCCTTCCTTCGTCAGGGTGACAAGATTGTTGTAGTATTATGGTCTATGTAAAAATTTAATCGTAGTTTTCAGAAAGGTTTTCACAGCGTCCACAAAGCAGGTTCAACACAAAACTTTGCGAACTTTGCGTTTTACAAAACCATCCAGGTAAAAACTTTGCGTCCTTCGCGGTAAAATAACCACAAAACTATTCCCTCTGAACCTTTGTCCCTTTGCTACTCTGAACCTTTGAACCTTCTTTAATCAATTTGTCTCGGCTCATGAATTGGTTCTTTTACTCCACCTATTTTTTCTTGCATAGATTGAAAAATGATAAACAACACTGGAATTACAAAAACTCCGAATAATGTACCAATCAACATTCCGCCAACAGCAGCTGTACCAATTGATCTGTTACTTAATGCTCCAGCTCCTGTAGCAATCATCAATGGAATTAATCCGAAAATAAAAGCAAAAGAGGTCATTAATATTGGTCTTAATCTGGCTCTTGCTCCAAATATTGCGGACTGTACTAGACTTCTTCCGCTTAAGCGATGTAATAGTGCAAACTCTACAATAAGAATTGCATTTTTGGCCAAAAGACCTATTAACATAATCAAACTTATCTGAAGGAAAATATTATTGTCAACCCCAAAAAGATTCGCAAATATAAATGCTCCCGCAAGTCCTATTGGTAAGGATAACAATACCGAAAATGGCAAAATATAACTCTTGTATTGTGCACTTAGCAAAAAGTAAATAAAGATCAAACAAAGCCCAAAGATTAATATTGTTTGGCTTCCGCTAGAAAGCTCTTCTTTGGTTAAACCAGAAAACTGATATGTATATCCTCTGTCTAATGTTTGGGCAGCCACTTCCTCGATTGCCTTTATCGCATCACCAGAACTATATCCTGCATTTGGTGCGCCTGTAACTGTAGTAGACGTAAATAAATTAAACCGATTTAGAAATTCAGGACCGTATGTTTTTTTCAACGTTACAAATTCCGATATTGGAGCCATTGCTCCTTTATCTGTTCTGACAAATATTTTATTGATATCACTTTCTTTTGCTCTATAGTCAGGATGCGATTGTAACATCACCCGATATTGTTTTCCAAATCTATTAATATCCGAAGCATAAATTCCGCCAAAATACCCTTGGAGCGTATTAAGCACCGTATTTACAGACACACCTGCGTCTTTGCACTTTGCTACGTTTACATTGACTTCCATTTCTGGGAATCCAATATTAAACGGACTTGTTGCATACATAATCTCAGGTCTTTGATTGATTGCTGCCATAAATTTTCCGATATTTTTATCAAAATTCTGATAGCTACCTCCCGTTTTATCTTGCAATTGTACTTCGAATCCATTGCTATTTCCAAATCCTTGTAAGGTTGGTGCAGCAAAGAAAATAATACTTGCCCCTTTTATATGTGCTGTTTTTGCAAACAACTGACCAACGATTGAGTTAACATCCTGAGTTTTGCCTTTTCTTTCGTTCCATGGCTTTAGCCTAATAAACAATGCTCCATAAGAACCTCCATTTCCATGAATTAAATCCATTCCAGAAAGTGTCGATGAAAGCTCTATTTCTGGAATACTTCTCGCAATACTATCAATTTCTTTGGTAATTTCTTCGGTACGTTCCAGAGTCGAAGATGGTGGTAAAACTACATTTCCAAAAATAGCTCCTCCATCATCATTAGGTACAAAACCAGTTGGCGTATTTTTCATAAGTACATAGAACACTATTCCGAAAATTGCAATTGCAACTAAGGATATCCATTTTCTACGAATCAGGAATCGAACTGCATTAATATATTTATTTGTAACCGTTTCAAAAGCTACATTAAAACTCGCATAGAATTTAGGCAAGAAACCTTTGGGATAATCTGATTTTTGTGAATCGTGTGGTTTTAATAATATAGCACAAAGAGCAGGACTTAAAGTCAATGCATTAACTGCAGAAATTAATATGGCTACTGCCAATGTCAATCCGAATTGTTTGTAAAACACACCCGCCGAACCTGTAATGAATGTAACCGGAATAAATACTGCTGACATAATTAAGGTGATTGATATAATCGCTCCACTAATCTCACTCATAGCATGTATAGTCGCTTTCTTAGCCGATTTTGCACCTTGATCTAATTTTGCATGAACAGCCTCAACAACTACAATCGCATCATCCACGACAATACCAATAGCAAGAACCAAAGCAAAAAGAGTCAATAAATTAATCGTAAAGCCAAATAACTTCAAGAAAAAGAAGGTACCGATAATCGATACTGGAACTGCAATTGCTGGAATTAATGTAGATCTAAAATCTTGCAAAAAGATAAATACAACAATAAAAACCAGAATAAAAGCTTCAATAATAGTATAAACCACCTTTTCGATTGAAGCGTCTAAAAAGTCATTGGCATTTAGAAATGTATGATACTCTAATCCTGGAGGGAAATCTTTAGATGCTTTTTTTAAGATGTCTTCACAAGCAATAATAAGCTCTCTGGCATTGGATCCTGAAATTTGACTTATTGCTCCTCCCGAAGAAACTTTTCCTTGAGTAATTAATGAAGTCGTATAATCTAAAGCACCAAACTCAATATCAGCTACATCTTTTAAGCGCAACAAACTCCCCTGTTTACCACTTCGTAAAACAATGTTTTCAAAGGCAGCAGGGCTTTCTAATCTTCCTGTAAATTTTAGAGCATATTGAACTGATTCTTTACTATTTTCTCCAATTTTCCCTGGGGCTGCTTCGATATTTTGTTCTTTTAATGCCGCGATGATATCATCAGGAACAAGGCCTTGACTTGCCATCGCATCAGGTTTTAACCAAATACGCATTGAATATTCCTGGCTCGTATAAATTTCTGTCCCTCCTACACCTTCGACACGTTTCATCTCTGGCATAATATTTATTCTCAAATAATTATCGAGAAATTTTTCATCATACTTTCCATCTTTGCTATATAACAAAAAACTAAAAGCAGTACTGCTTAGTTGTTTGCTTGTTGTAATCCCAGATTTTATGACCTCATTAGGTAATAAACTTGTAGCTTTTGTAACTCTGTTCTGAACATTTACTGCAGCCATATCAGGGTTAGTTCCCTGCTTAAAGAATATCGTTATTGATGCATTACCATTGCTGCTTGCAGTAGAAGTCATATAGCTCATATTCTCTACTCCATTTATCTGTTCTTCTAAAGGAACAATCACACTTTTCATGACCACATCGGCACTTGCTCCTTGATACGAAGCTGTTACAACAACTGTAGGTGGAGCAATTTCGGGATATTGAGAGATAGGCAATGAAGCCAATCCTAATAATCCCAAAATCACTATTATTATCGATATTACCGTGGATAATACCGGATTTTCTATAAATTTTCTAAACATGATTTATTATTTTTTAGCTAAAGAAGCTATCGGTGCTATTTTCATTCCATCTCTTAAATTTCCAATTCCGTCAACAATTATAGTATCTCCAGATTTTACGCCTTCGGTTACTACATATTCTTTTTCGGTTGCAGTGTTTCTTATTTTTATTTCAGTATTATGTGCTACGTTTTTTGCATCTACAGTAAAGACAAAAAAGCGCCCTTGCAATTCAAATACTGCCTTTTTAGGAACCAGGATTGCATCTTCTAATTGTGTTGGAATAACAATCGTAGCGCTTGCTCCACTCCAAAGTTTAGCATCTGGATTTGGAAAAACTGCTTTAAAATTAGCAGCTCCAGTACTTGCATTTAATACACCACTTAAAGTTTGAATTTTTCCTTTTAGTGGATATGTTTCTCCATCAGCAGTAACTAAAGAAACGGCTGGCATATTCTTAAATTTTTCTTTTAATTGATTTCCTGAATATTGACTCAAAAAAGAATTTAATTGTTGCTGACTTAATGAGAAATAAGCAAAAACGTTTTTGGTATTAGCAACTGTAGTTATAGGATCTGGTGCAGAACTACTCACCAAACTTCCTATCTTATACGGTAGGCTTCCTACTACTCCATTTATTGGACTCACTATATTGGTGAAAGCAAGCTTTGATTTAGCTGCTGACAAATCAGCATTTGCCTGACTTAATTCAGCTCTTTTTACTCTTTCTATATTCTTGGCAGATGTTAATTCGTAGTTGTTTATTATCTTTTTTTCTGCCAATGCTGCCGTTCTTTTGGTTTGTATAACTGCTGTTTCCAAGCTGGCTTCGGCAGCTAGAACTGCCGCTTTTTTGTTGTTTACTTCTTGTAAATAACTATTAGCGTCTATTTTAAATAAAGGCTTCCCTTTGGTTACAACCGAACCTTCTTCTACATAAACCTGCTCTATATATCCGTCGATTTTAGAGCGTATTTCGACTGTTTGTTCTCCTTCTAATGTTGTTGGAAATTCAATAGAAACATTTGCTTCTTGAGCCTTTAATATAAGTGTTGGATATGCTGTCGGACTTTCTATTTGTTCTGTACTTTTTGTATTACATGAAACTATCGAAAGAGTTCCTATGAACAGAATTGCTATTATATTTTCATTATATCTCTTATTTTCTTTTATAAATCATTAAAGGAGAACCTGCTTCTCCCCACATTAAGGTTTGTACATATTTTATTAACTGACTTGTAGCCAATACAAGAATTTCTTCTGGTATAGCTGTATTTGCTTTTAAAACCACTTTCTGACCGATAAAAGCCGAAAATTCTATCTTTCTTATTCTTTCCATCCATAAAAGGTTTTCATGATTCCCTATTGTTGAATACACCACTATAGATGCATGAGGAGCTAAGAGTGAACTAATTAATGCATAAGCCCAAAGTGGTATAATCGCATCATTAGAACAACAGATAACAACGTCTTTTCCTGTAAATTGATTCCAATCTATTTGAGCCATTTCTGATCGAAATATTTTTTCCTGTAATAGAAAATCTTCTATTAGAAATGGTACAATATCAAATACTATAAAATCTTCTCCATTAGATTTATAGTTACGTAGATCTAGTGTTTGTATGCCTGAAGCATCTATTTTATTTATTATTTCCATATTCTGATTATTAAATTATTGAGTTATTTATTGCGTTATAATTTTTGGGTATTGCTAATTTTTAGACATAGGTATCCCCCGCCCAATCTGAATACTATTCTAGGTTGCTGAGCACATTGTAAAAACTGCTTTAATTTTAATTAAAGATTTTTGAGATTTCTAAAAATCTATAGTTGAGGATATATACTAATTGTAAATTTCATAAGTACATTCCAGTACGGAACGATGTATACAGGAAAGTCAATCATATTATATGAACTAATGGGAAGCTCTTGTAATTCTAATAACATAATCTATAATTTTACGTTTTTAAATTCTGTAACTTACAATATTGATTGAATTTAGGTGGATAAAATCTTCCAATCAGCTTTGATAAGTTATGCAAAATTAATAATTTTGCATAATAAAACAACTAAATACTTGTTTTATTAATTTATGACTACAAATAAGATATTAATGCTACTCAAAATGCGAGGTCCTCTTACGGCTCTTGAAATTGCGCATGAACTTAAGATAACAAAGGAAGGGGTTAGACAACAGCTACTTAAACTTGTTGAAGAGGATCTTATTCATCCACAAGAAGAATCCAAAGGTGTGGGTAGACCTCAAAAAACATTTAGCCTAACTTCAAATGGAAATGCAAAATTTCCAGACACGCACGCTGAATTAACTCTAAAGTTGATAAACATTATTAATGCAATGGGTGAAAATGCTTTGCAAACGGTTATAGATGTTTATGAAGAAACAGGAAAAAAGAAATATCATGAAGAAATTGATACCATTAGTAATCTGGAACAAAAATTACAAAAACTTGTCGAAATAAGAACAAGAGAAGGTTATATGGCGGAATACTCAAAAAATGATGAGGGTTATCTTTTAGTCGAAAATCATTGCCCAATTTGTGCGGCCGCAACTATATATCAAGGTTTTTGTTCTTCTGAATTAAATACTTTTAGATCAGTATTAGGTAAAGATATTATAATTAATCGCGTTAGCCATATCATCGGAGGTGACAGAAGATGTGCGTATCAGATTACTTCTAATTAGTTTTTTTTAGTTTCAGGTTTTAAATTTTTGGTTTCAAGTTTCAGGTTATGCAATCGCTATTTTTAGTTATTATTTTTGCCGATATCGAAGTTACGAGACGCAAGAAATTGTTTTTAATAGCTCTAGTGGAGCGATACCGATCTCAGATTATTAAATATAACACCCCGATGGGGTTCTTTTGAAAAAAATATCTTTCCTATAAACATAATGTCCGATGGGACTTACTTATCAGGTGATTAAGAGTAGCTTGATAACAATTGAATCCTAAGATCGTTAACTTACTCTAGCTGATTTAAGAGATATAAATAAGGTGGAAAAGAATGATGCATCATTATGTCCTTTGTATTATTTGGGAATTTTTCATAATAATTTATATCATTGGGGTTCGGATATAGAACAATCGTATTTCCAGTTCTCACATAATTGTTACTATTATAAAATGGAGGTGGTACAAATTCTGGTAAAAATTCTTTCACTCTTTTTGCCATTTCTTTACCTAATATTTTTTGATATGTCTTAACGGTTTTACGGGATGGATCTGTTAGTTTTCCATAAACCATATTTAAAAACATTCTCTTAAAAAAAGTCTGATTTTTAATAGTTTCTTCTACCATTGCAATTGGACTTACTATTGGTAAATCTTCTGGCGTTTCAACCGAAAAAGGTGTTTGAGGTACCCAATCTGCGGCGCTTACTACATTAAATGCCCAACCGTTTTGCGTTTTACGCTCATAATCATATGCAAAATATAAATTCCCTGGTTTTGGTGCAGCACTACAATACGTTTTGAAACGAATATCGGCAGGTAGTTTACCTTTGCTTTGTAAACTATAAAAATGAGCCGTAAGTAGATAGCTTATACCTCCACCTTGGCTATGTCCCATAATTATGAAATTTTTAATTCCTGAATTATAACAAGAATCTATCTTAGGAAGCATTTCCTTTGAAATAAAAGCAGTACTTAACAGATATCCTGTATGAACGGCGGCATCTTTATTAGTCGATAATTCATACTCAAATGTCTCTGAATTAGAAATTTTCATTTCTCCTTTTGCCGGTGTCATTGCTGCATAAAGATTAGCAAGCCAGCTTTCTCCTTTTTCAGTAGTTCCTCTTGTGCATAATACAGCTGTATTTTCATCTTTTAGCCATAACTCCCAAAGATTATCCAGTCCTATTGGCTTACTTCTATACACCAGTTTTGAGTGTTCTGGCTGAGGAATTAGTTTTGCTTTTTCAGGAGATTCTGTCGATTGAGTAGCCAAATATATTAATTCTCTATATTCAGCTTTATCAAAACCTGGCTTTAAATTTTGCGAAAAACCATCTAAAAAATTAAACAGTAAGAAGCATATAAGGACTAATAATTTTAGAAATTTCATAGCGTAAACATTGATTGATTATTAATAATATTATTTTAACTAAACACTGATTTAAAAGTCATTATATACAATAATATAAACTTTTACTTTAAAATAAAAAGCAATAACTACTAAGCATTTAATTTGTAAACTTATCTTACAATAAATATAATCAATTATTTAAGTACTACGACATAATTTTTAATCACATAATCATTCTCAATAAACTAAATTGTACATCAAGTCATTATGCTAATTAATTCAAAAAATTATATAATCTGTAGGAGAATAAAAGTACCCCTATCACAACAAAAAACCACCAATACTTTTTTATAGAGGCATAATTTTCATTATCTGAATTTCTTATTGCTAATCCCATGACAATACTTACCAAAGGCAAAATAAATCTTATTATCTGTTCTATTTCCATTTTAACACTAACTATTTTCTTATTTGCGAATATATGTATTTTATTTTTTTACTTTTGATAAATGCACATCAATAACATGACAAACCTATACCAAAGCCCAAGGATAATCATTCGTGAATTTTTGCCAGAAGAGCAACAAACATTTTTAAACTTGTTTAAAGATGCTGAAGTTACCCAATACTTACCAGAAACTTCTGCTGAGAGGTATATAGAAATGTTTAAAGAATTACTTGAAAATTATGAAAAGGGTAATCTTAGCCGTTGGGCAATATTTGACACTACAAACAACAATTTTATAGGGATGTGTGTTGCGCGTATTTTTGTACACAACAGCAATCAAATAGAGATTGGATATGTTCTTAGTAAAGAATATTGGGGTAAAGGCATCGCTACTGAAGTATGCAAAGCTATGACTCAATATTGTTTTACAAACACCAATATTCCTGAAGTAGTTGCCATAACTGATCTTGACAACAGTGGCTCACAAAATGTATTACAAAAATCTGGTTTTGAACGAAGAGACAATCTGATAAGAGATAATGAAGAACTAGCCTATTTTATAATTAAAAGAGCGCAACTTTAATTTAATAAATAATACAATTTGCTGATAGTCTGTAAAATCGTTTTCTTGAAATAAATTAATCTTCCTCGGCAGGAATCATTAATTTACCCCAATCATTTAGCATCCATAAAATCGTTACCAATTTTTCTCCTAATTCCGTAAGTGAATATTCAACTCTTGGCGGAAGCTCATTAAATGACTCTTTGGTCAGAATACCGTCTTGTTCCATTTCTTTTAACTGTTGATTCAAAACTCTTCTGTCGACTTTTGCAATTCCACGTAAAAACTCGCTTGGGCGTTTTTTACCTTCATTGATTTGCCAAACAATAGGAACTTTCCATTTCCCACTAATAGAATTAACTGCTACTTCTAATGGGCAAATTTTATTTTCTAAGCTTCTTTCCTTTGTTTTCATAATAGTGACTTTTTTATCCCTATGTGCTAAAATTATGCGCTATTGCAGATACAGATAATGTTTTGAATCTTTGCAAAATTAATAAAATAATTAACATCTATTTTAGCAAAGCCAATGTTTATGCTAACTAATCGATACTTTATTAGAGAATTTATAAATTATTATGACAGAAATAAAACGTAAAGGTTCGCGCTCAACTAAGGACATACCCGTCGATATTTTAGATAAACTTAATAAAGGAGAAATTGAGACTGCCAATTTAGTAGAATGGTTAGCTATTGATCAAAAACTGTTACTTAAAAACGTTCTTCATCAAACCAATCGTTCTAAGTATTTGGAGCCAATTATTACAAATATTGAGGCACTAAAAAAACAAACTGTCAATACTATAAATGAAACTATTGGAACTAGTCTTTTTAGATTAGCTAAACTGGAAAATGATAGTGAACTTTTTACAATAATTTCAGCTCATAAATCAGACTTAGTTAGATGCTGGGCAACTTATACT is a genomic window containing:
- a CDS encoding DUF2480 family protein; its protein translation is MEIINKIDASGIQTLDLRNYKSNGEDFIVFDIVPFLIEDFLLQEKIFRSEMAQIDWNQFTGKDVVICCSNDAIIPLWAYALISSLLAPHASIVVYSTIGNHENLLWMERIRKIEFSAFIGQKVVLKANTAIPEEILVLATSQLIKYVQTLMWGEAGSPLMIYKRK
- a CDS encoding metalloregulator ArsR/SmtB family transcription factor, whose protein sequence is MTTNKILMLLKMRGPLTALEIAHELKITKEGVRQQLLKLVEEDLIHPQEESKGVGRPQKTFSLTSNGNAKFPDTHAELTLKLINIINAMGENALQTVIDVYEETGKKKYHEEIDTISNLEQKLQKLVEIRTREGYMAEYSKNDEGYLLVENHCPICAAATIYQGFCSSELNTFRSVLGKDIIINRVSHIIGGDRRCAYQITSN
- a CDS encoding lipase family protein, whose product is MKFLKLLVLICFLLFNFLDGFSQNLKPGFDKAEYRELIYLATQSTESPEKAKLIPQPEHSKLVYRSKPIGLDNLWELWLKDENTAVLCTRGTTEKGESWLANLYAAMTPAKGEMKISNSETFEYELSTNKDAAVHTGYLLSTAFISKEMLPKIDSCYNSGIKNFIIMGHSQGGGISYLLTAHFYSLQSKGKLPADIRFKTYCSAAPKPGNLYFAYDYERKTQNGWAFNVVSAADWVPQTPFSVETPEDLPIVSPIAMVEETIKNQTFFKRMFLNMVYGKLTDPSRKTVKTYQKILGKEMAKRVKEFLPEFVPPPFYNSNNYVRTGNTIVLYPNPNDINYYEKFPNNTKDIMMHHSFPPYLYLLNQLE
- a CDS encoding GNAT family N-acetyltransferase translates to MTNLYQSPRIIIREFLPEEQQTFLNLFKDAEVTQYLPETSAERYIEMFKELLENYEKGNLSRWAIFDTTNNNFIGMCVARIFVHNSNQIEIGYVLSKEYWGKGIATEVCKAMTQYCFTNTNIPEVVAITDLDNSGSQNVLQKSGFERRDNLIRDNEELAYFIIKRAQL
- a CDS encoding helix-turn-helix domain-containing protein, which produces MKTKERSLENKICPLEVAVNSISGKWKVPIVWQINEGKKRPSEFLRGIAKVDRRVLNQQLKEMEQDGILTKESFNELPPRVEYSLTELGEKLVTILWMLNDWGKLMIPAEED